One window of the Anopheles cruzii chromosome 2, idAnoCruzAS_RS32_06, whole genome shotgun sequence genome contains the following:
- the LOC128278240 gene encoding peroxisomal targeting signal 2 receptor, translated as MSTFFTTNRHGYSVRFSPFNPDQFVVASSQFYGLAGGGTLYFLELTPDGCGIAEKRNYHWSDGLFDVTWSESNPEIIVSGSGDGSVQLWNTNLSVSNGPPSMVYREHKKEIYSVDWSKVPYEQLFISASWDSTVKIWDPIRSNSLSTYIGHTQLVYNAVFAAHIPNTFASVSGDGYLKIWDILCYDLPIASIKAHDGEVLTVDWCKHDSNILATGASDGLIRIWDLRNFGVPITELKGNEFAVRKVQFSPHNLSVLASVGYDFTTRIWDYKKSNEAIETIKHHSEFTYGLDWNRRRRNQLADCGWDSLVHVFKPDCLSDKI; from the exons ATGTCGACGTTTTTCACCACCAACCGGCACGGGTACAGTGTGCGATTTTCGCCCTTCAACCCGGACCAGTTCGTCGTAGCATCGAGCCAGTTCTATGGGCTGGCAGGTGGCGGTACACTGTACTTCCTCGAGCTGACCCCGGACGGTTGTGGTATCGCTGAGAAGCGGAATTATCACTGGAGCGATGGATTGTTCGACGTG ACATGGTCCGAGTCGAATCCGGAGATCATCGTTTCCGGGTCCGGTGACGGAAGCGTCCAGCTGTGGAACACCAATCTGTCGGTCAGCAACGGACCACCGTCGATGGTGTACCGGGAGCACAAGAAGGAAATCTATAGCGTGGACTGGAGCAAGGTGCCGTACGAGCAGCTCTTCATCAGCGCCAGTTGGGACAGCACGGTGAAGATATGGGACCCGATTCGGAGCAACTCGCTCAGCACCTACATCGGCCACACGCAGCTGGTGTACAATGCCGTTTTTGCCGCCCATATCCCCAACACCTTCGCCAGTGTCAGCGGAGATGGTTATCTGAAGATTTGGGATATCCTCTGCTACGATCTACCGATTGCGAGCATCAAGGCCCACGATGGAGAG GTCCTGACGGTGGATTGGTGCAAGCACGATTCCAACATCTTGGCCACTGGAGCGTCGGATGGTTTGATTCGCATATGGGACCTGAGAAACTTTGGCGTTCCGATCACGGAACTGAAGGGCAATGAGTTTGCTGTAAGAAAAGTACAATTTTCCCCGCACAACCTGTCCGTGCTGGCCAGCGTTGGATACGACTTTACGACCAG AATATGGGATTACAAAAAGAGCAACGAAGCCATCGAAACTATCAAGCATCATTCGGAGTTCACTTACGGGCTGGATTGgaatcgtcgccgtcggaatCAGCTTGCCGATTGCGGCTGGGATTCGCTGGTGCACGTTTTCAAAC